CCCGGGTCTTCCCGGAACCACAAAAGTTCGACATCAAGCGACAGAACGAGCAACCGCCGCTCAGTTTCGGCTACGGCAAGCACTTCTGTTTGGGTGCATCCCTCGCCCGCCTCGAAGCGCGCACCGCGATCAAGCAGCTGCTGAGTCGTGTCAAAGACCTGGAGCTCGCGGGCGAGCCGCGCCTGCATCCTTCGAGCTTCACCAATGGGCTCGAATACCTCCCCGTGCGTTTCAACAAGCGCTGAGTCCGGCGTTCGCGGACTCGCGTAGGTTCCAAACGCACACTCAGAATCGGAAGGTCGCCGCTTGGCGACCTTTCGACTTTGAAACACCGCCCGTCTCGAGATGAGACGAGAGGCAGCGCATTCGCGTGCTGCACACCCCGCGAAATGCGGGCTTCGGGCTAAACGAGTCGCGAACCCGGTCGTATGATCTGCGGATCTCCAACTCGATTGCGGCCCGGCCCTTGCAAAGCCCCCGAGCATGCCGGTCCTCGCGCGTATGGCTCGAATCACGAACTCGCTTGTGAAGCTCGAGGCGAATAATCAGCCCGTGCGCTCAGGCGCGCCTGAAGGGCTCAGCGCCTATCGTGCCGTGTTCGAGACGGCGACCGACGCGATCTTGGTGGCGGAGTGGACGAGCGCGTGTTTCCGCGAGGCGAACAGTGCCGCGGAGCGGCTGTTCGGCTACTCTGCTGAGGAGTGGCCGCGGCTAAGTGGACGCATGTTGGCCCCAGACGCGGCAATCGCGGACACGCGGGCACTCAGTGCAGAGCTCGAGGCGACCGGATCCGCGCGCCGCACTCGGTGGCGTTTTCGTCGCCGCGACGGCAGCCGGTTCTGGGGGGATGTGAGTGTCAGCGTGTTCGACGCCGGTGGTCAGCGCTTCATGGTCAACATGATCCGCGACGTGTCGGAAGCCGTGGAACGCGAAGCCGAACTCGAGCGCAGTTACGCGTCGCTCAAGGAGACCCGCGCCAAGCTAGCTCATGCGGACCGCCTCGCGTTGATCGGGCAGATCGCGGCCGGCGTCGCCCACGAAATCAACAATCCGGCGGCCTACATCAGCGCGAACTTGGACACTCTCGAGCACGAGCTGGCTCACCTCACGCTCGAAACTCGGAAGCGCGACTCGCTGCTCGAGATCGTCCGCGAGAGCCAGGCCGGCGTGTCTCGCATCACCTCGATCACGCGAGAGCTACGGGCGTTCTCGCGTATGTCCCAAGACGCCATCGTCGACCTCGACTTGAACGACGTGGTGCAAGCGGCCAGCAAGATGACCGGCAACGAGATCCGTCACCGAGCTCGGCTCGAACTGCGCCTGAGCCCGTTGCCGTCAATCACCGGGCATGCGGATCGCCTGACCCAGGTCATCACGAATCTGCTTCTGAACGCCGCACAGGCGATCCGAGAAGGAGAAGCGAGTCTCAACCGCATCTTGGTGGAGACTCGCGAGGCCGATGACTCGCTCTTCGTCAGCGTCAGCGACACTGGGAGCGGTATCGCACCCAATCATGTCTCGCAGCTGTTCGAGCCGTTCTTCACCACCAAGGGCGCAGGGGAAGGCACCGGGCTGGGCCTGGCGCTATGCGCTGATATCGTGCATCGACACGGGGGCGAGATCAGCGTGGAGAGCGCGAAGGGCAAGGGCAGCCGCTTCACCATTCGCTTCCCGAAGGATACAGGACTCAAGCGTAGCCCGGTGCACTCCCGGCCTCCTCAAGGCGCTGCGGCGCGGCGCTTGCGCCTCTTGATCATCGATGACGAGCCGCTGTTGCTGCGTGCCTACGAGCGCATGCTCGCGCGCACCCACGACGTGGAGGTCGCGCTCGGCGGCGAGGCAGGCCTCAAGGTCTTGCGCGCACGCCAGGACTTCGACTTGATACTCTGCGACCTGATGATGCCCGACTGTGATGGTCCGTCGGTGTATCAAGCGCTGAGCCAAGAGGCGCCCGAGTTGCTCGAACGGCTACACTTCTGCAGCGGCGGCGCCTTCACCCAACGCGTCACCGACTTCCTGACGCGCGTCGGGCGCCCCGTGCTGGAGAAGCCGCTCAACCAAGCTCGCTTGAGCCGCTTGTTGGACGAGCGCGGAAACACCTAGGCGTCGGTGTTCCCACGGAGACAGCGGCGCGGATACATCAGTACAGAGAGCGCGCGTTTTCGCGGTTCCAACACTCACCGACCAAATCCCGACGTCGCGCTGGCGAAGATCCCCTAGGCTCAGCCCATGAGCACCGAGCTGGAAGCACTCGAGGCAGCCGTCGTGTCCGCTCCGTCGTCCCTGGAGGCACGCGCTGCGCTTCGGGATCGACTGAATGAGCTGGGAGATCCGCGGGGCGAGCACATGGCGCTGTCCCTCGAGCTCGACCAATTGCACGTGTGGGAGGACCGCTTTCACGAAGTGAAGCGTCGGGTAGCCGAACTCGAAGCAGAGCACAGCCGCACTTGGCTGGCTGAGATCGCGCAAGCGACACGACAAGAGGCGGGCCGACCATGGGGAAACACGAGATTTTGCTTTCGTCGCGGAGCGCTCGAGCGCCTCGAAGGCGACATTCAGGATCTGGCCCATCAGCTCTCCGCAACCACTGAACTCGCGCCCGTGGTCGAGCTAGTGGAACTCGATAATGTCACCACCCAGCCGATTGAGCGCCTCGCGGAGACGCCCGCCCTGAAGCGCGTCCGTAAACTGACGCTGCGGACTGGATCTCGTGTGATGTGGAAGGACCCACTCATCTCCCCGCTGCTCGAGTCGCCGCACTTGGAACGCCTCGACAAGCTGACGATCAACCTCTCCCGCACCTCCACTAAGATCAAATGGGATGACGAGGTGCGACGGCTCACCGAGTGCCCCGCGTTAGCCGGACTCGAGGAACTGGGTCTCTTGGATCACGCTGGGAAGATCACCCCCGCCGGAGTCGAGACGCTGATGGCCGCTCCCTTCATGTCGAACCTGCGCAAGCTGGGGCTGAAGATTGGGGAAGAGGAACGGCTCTTCCAAGCGGTCGCCCAACTTCGCGGGCTCGAGGAGCTGTCCTTGGGCGGCGTCAACGCACGGGGACTCGACGCCATCTCGGACCTCGCTTGCAAGGACACGCTGCTCAGCTTGAGCCTCCGCGAGAGTAGCGAGACGCCCAATCACCCCATCACC
This Polyangiaceae bacterium DNA region includes the following protein-coding sequences:
- a CDS encoding PAS domain S-box protein, encoding MARITNSLVKLEANNQPVRSGAPEGLSAYRAVFETATDAILVAEWTSACFREANSAAERLFGYSAEEWPRLSGRMLAPDAAIADTRALSAELEATGSARRTRWRFRRRDGSRFWGDVSVSVFDAGGQRFMVNMIRDVSEAVEREAELERSYASLKETRAKLAHADRLALIGQIAAGVAHEINNPAAYISANLDTLEHELAHLTLETRKRDSLLEIVRESQAGVSRITSITRELRAFSRMSQDAIVDLDLNDVVQAASKMTGNEIRHRARLELRLSPLPSITGHADRLTQVITNLLLNAAQAIREGEASLNRILVETREADDSLFVSVSDTGSGIAPNHVSQLFEPFFTTKGAGEGTGLGLALCADIVHRHGGEISVESAKGKGSRFTIRFPKDTGLKRSPVHSRPPQGAAARRLRLLIIDDEPLLLRAYERMLARTHDVEVALGGEAGLKVLRARQDFDLILCDLMMPDCDGPSVYQALSQEAPELLERLHFCSGGAFTQRVTDFLTRVGRPVLEKPLNQARLSRLLDERGNT